The Plasmodium gaboni strain SY75 chromosome 9, whole genome shotgun sequence DNA segment AATAcatttttctatatttttcaaaagagtaatattttttaattcctttttttttttttttttttttgttttataactatataatattgaacAAAATGGGTGATGTGGAAAAAAAGTACATGAATcatataaaagaatttattCAGACATTTTGTTTTGCAAAAAATGTAGAAATTATTATGGACGAATCAAATCTTAAAACAAACGTTAAAACGcataaagaaaataattgtaaagtaataaatatatattcttgTTATGCTATATGGCTATGTATGAATGAAATATATCCTTCTTGGTTTGACATTTCAATACACCCAGCTCAATTTGAAACTGAAATAGTAAgtataacaaatatatatatatatatatatatatatatatatatatatatatatatatatatatatattatatttattgaaataatataaatatttgttcaataatttttataacatatacCATTTTTTACTTTACAATTATTACACTTTCCTTCAGGACGCCTATGAGTGcttattaaaatatataaatgaatatcatgaaaaaaaatatgaaaaaattacaaaacAAATTTTAGACAAACTATCAGCTCTAACAATTAATGAGgttaaataaaattatgtttaaactaattcaaaaaataaaatatatatatattaatatatttatgtttgtatatttatacatatctttttttttctttttacatttcattttatagTTCATAGACATATATAGCTTGATCATATTAGCAGCCCTTGTTTCAGATGATAAGCAAAAgcatataaataatatctTATCAGTCAGTCATGAAacacaaaaatatatacataatgTGGTCGAACTCTTAGATAAGGAGgtaattaattattattataataaagggacaaatatatatatatatatatatatatatatatg contains these protein-coding regions:
- a CDS encoding hypothetical protein (conserved Plasmodium protein, unknown function~transcript variant 2; alternatively spliced); the encoded protein is MGDVEKKYMNHIKEFIQTFCFAKNVEIIMDESNLKTNVKTHKENNCKVINIYSCYAIWLCMNEIYPSWFDISIHPAQFETEIDAYECLLKYINEYHEKKYEKITKQILDKLSALTINEFIDIYSLIILAALVSDDKQKHINNILSVSHETQKYIHNVVELLDKEDSDNEEKGLSEQNSKDYQ